The Longimicrobiales bacterium region CTTCACCTGGGCGCTGGCATGCGGCGATTCGAACTCGATCGCACGCAGCTGGCCGCCCTGCACGCGCAGTGGAAGCAGCCCTGCCCCGCCCACGAACTCGAAGCGCGCCCCCATCCGCCCGAGCGGCTCCGTGACGCGCGCCATGGGTCGCGAGCGCAGCGATGCGTCCCCCGTCAGCTCTGCAACGACACCCGCGCCCGCAAGGATGCCGAGCAGCAAGCGCGCGGTCGTGCCGCTGTTGCCGCAGTCGATCACCACCTGCGGAGTGCGCAGGCCGTGCAGCCCGACGCCACGCACGTGCACGGGCGAATCCGCGCGCAGATCGGGGATGTCGCATCCCAGTGCGCGCAGCGCCGCTGCGGTCGACTGGATGTCTGCGGACGTGAGCAGTCCGCGCAGCGTGCTGTCGCCCTGGGCGAGCGCAGCGAACATCAGCGCGCGGTGCGAGATCGACTTGTCGCCGGGAACCCGGACGGCGGGTGGAGTCATGACTGGTCCGCGTCCGCAAACGGGATCTCCAGCTCCAGCCCGTCGTAGGCGACGATGGACGACGCGAACACCGCGCGCGCCTCGCGCTCGAGCTGCCGCGGGTCCTCCGCGTAGCGCGCCGAGATGTGCGTGAGCACGAGACGACGCACTCCCGCGCGCTCCGCCAGCTGCGCCGCTTCGCGCGCCGTCGAATGCCGCGTCGCCCGCGCGCGGGCGGCCTCCTCGTTGCAGAACGTCGCGTCGTGGATCAGCAGGTCGGCGCCCTGCGCCGCCGCTGCAATGTCGCGCGTCGGCCGGGTGTCGCCCGTATAGACGACGCGGCGTCCCGGCCGCGGTGGTCCCACGACGTCCGCGGGTCGGATCACACGGCCATCCACCTCGATCGCCTCGCCGCGATGCAGCTGCCCGAAGAGCGGGCCGTGCGGGACGCCGAGCTCACGGGCACGCTCCGGATGGAAGCGGCCGAGGCGCTCGTGCTCGACCAGCGCGTAGCCGATCGACGGCGTGCCGTGGCTCGTGCGGAATACCCGGACGTCGTACCCCTCGCGTGACAGCACACTGCCGGGCGACAGCTCCGCGATCTTCACCGGGAACGGCACCCGGTCGACACCGAGGTTGACGGCCGCCTCGAGGATGGGCACAGCCCCGGCTGGCCCCCAGAGACGCATTTCCGTCTCCCGGCCCTGCAGTCCCATGGTCCGCAGCAGGCCGATGATGCCGAGAAAGTGATCGGCGTGCATGTGCGTGACGAAGATGTCGTCGAGCGCGAAGCCGGTACCGTAGCGCATCATCTGCCGCTGCGTGCCTTCACCGCAGTCGAAGAGCATCAGCTCGCCTTCGCGGTTGACGAGCAGCGCGCTCACATTGCGCCCGACCGTCGGCCGGCTCGCCGCGGTCCCCAGGAACGTGACGCGAAGCATTTACCAGGAACGCCGCGGCGAACGTGTGGTGCGCAGCAGCCAGAGTGGAGAGTAGAGTGCGTACAACTGATCGGCGTTGGCAGTGAGTGTGGGAGCGATCAGCAGCACGAGCCAGAACAGCACGACCGCAGCCGAGCGACGTCGCACCTTCGAGAGCTCCGAACGCGCGAGGGTCGCCTCCTGCATTCCCGTGATGTCGCCCCGGTCGGCGCGTCGGTCGGCGACGTCGCCCGCGAACATGCCGTCCGCTCCGTGACGCAGCAGGCGCAGCACCGCCCAGAACAGCCGCCATACGACGGCCGCCCAGCCGACGACACCGAGAAGGAGCAGGCCCGTGCGCATCGCCGCCTAAGCTAGAGGCGCCCGCGGGACATGAGCAAGCAGTGCAACACCCGCAATGAACGGCGAAGGGCGGCGCCCGCTGGTGCGAGCCCGCCCTCGAACGGTGTCCGGACGCGCCGGGTCAGGTGCGCGCCGCCCGCACGATCAGCATGGATGCGTCGGTTTCCTTCGCGAGCTGTTCGTGGCGGATGCCGAGGAACGCAGGCGCCAGCCCCCATGCGCGCGATGTCCCGACCACGATCGCGTCATACCCGCCGTCTCTCGCCTCGTCCACTGCGGCACGCAGCGGATCCGCCGCAGCGACGACGCGCACCTCGCACCACGTGCCGTCCACGCTCTCGCGGAAGCGCCCCGTGTGGGCCGGCTCCTCGTCCGGCTCGACGACGTGCAGGATCGTGACGCTCTCCGCCTCCGTCTGTGCGAGCCGCTGCGCGACGCCGACCGCCGCGCGGTCATGGTCGCCGTACAGATACGGTACCAGCAAACGCTTCCACGGGCGCGGATGACGATCGTAGTGAACAACGATCTGCGCGTCGCTCTTCTGCATCACGCGCGCGACCGTGCCACCGATGAGTGTGCGGCTCAGCGTAGGACGCTGCCACCCCATCACGATCAGCTCGGCATCGACGTCATCGGCGGCAGCAACGATCGCACGAGCGATGTCGGCGTCCTCGCGCACGATCGGCTCCACCCGCGGCTGCGACGGCGCTCGCCCGGCGTACAGCTGCCCGAGCGCGTCGGCCGCCGACTCGCCTGCGGTCGCGAAATGCTCTCCCGTGGCGACGTGCATCGGCCGGACGTCGCCCTCCATGCCCATCGGCACCAGCGTCTCCGCCAGTGACAGCAGCCCGGGCCCTGCATCCGGCCGACCCACCGGCACCAGCACGCGATAACGGCCCGTGCGGCGCGCGGCCCGCCCCTGCAGCGCATTCGTTGCGGTGGTGATCATGACGCCCTCCGTGCAGTGAGACTGCCCGCGTAGCTCGCGCTCACGTCCCAGTCGTCCGCCTCCTGCGCGTCCGCGCGGGTGGGGCTGATCGCCAGCGAGACCACGCGCCCGACCCGCCGCGCATGCTCGATACGCGTCAGGATCGCGCGGGTCGCGCGTCGACTGCCCGTGAACTTCAGGATCCGGCGCTTGAGAGTCGTTTCCGAGCGCAGTGCGTCGCCGCTGATCAGCAGCAGTCGCAGCATTCCACACCTCCCTGGCCTGGAGAGCCGGGCGAACAGTGCGGCGCGTTGTGGAGGTCAGGTGAGAAACGGCGCGTAGCGCCAATGGTGGACAACCGGCAACCGCATCATCGCGGCCGCGGCTCTCGCCACGCTCCCTTTCTCGCCTGCGGGGTTAGCTGACGGGTTCGGAGAAGGAAGTCTCCGTCCGGCGATCGCCGGATTCACCCCGATACGTCCCGGGTCCCCCGCCGCGCGGCTTCCTGCCGCGTGCTCGGCTCAGTGGTATGCAGGTGGCGGTTTTCCCGCCTGCGGGCATTATAGCAGGGTCCGCACGGGAGGAAAAGGGTCGGACGCTACTGCGGGATGCTGGCAGCTTGTTGCCCGATTCCGGCTGCGCTACTCTGCCGCACGCTGGGCCCACCATCTACACGGACCATTACATGACAGGTACTCGCCGCATCGCAGCCGTCGCGGCCCTTTCGCTCCTGCCGGGCGTGCTGCATGCCCAGAACGGGCGCTTCGAGGAGAGACGCACGCTGCGCGAGCAGGTGCAGGGACTCACGGTCGCGGAAACACGCACGCTCACCGAGGCCGTCACGCGCCTCGAAGCCATTCTGCTGAGCAACCCCGCCGTCCGCACGCCGCCGGCAGGCGTCTGCACACGACTGCATACGTTCATCCCGGAGCACATCGTCGGTGAGCGGGCGACCATGGCGGTCAGCGTACAGATCCCGATCAGCTTCGAGGACGGTGTGTGCCACAACATCAGCAATGGTGGCATCACCCTGACCATCAATGATCCGCGCGCCCTGTTCGCCGGCAGCAGCGACGCGGACGTCAGCACCGGCGTCTTCCTGCTGCCGCAGCGGGTGTCGGGTCAGCCCCCGGTCGTGGAGTACACCGATGGTCGCAACCGCTACCTCCTTCTGACCCGGCGCGGCGCTGACCCGCTGCTGCCGGTCACGACCGAACAGTTCCTCCGCAACAGGATCCGCGAAGTCGAGGCAGCGCGCGACAGCGCCCGGTCCATGTCCGTCGACGCTCTGCTTCCGGACGTCGAGCGCTGGCGGCAGGAGGAGAAGCCCAGGATGCAGCGCGAGTTCGAGGCGAACCTCCGCGAGATGCAGGACCTTGTCAGTGCGGAGGAACTGCAGCGGATGCGCCAGAACTTCGATCAGTTCCTCGCCTCGACAGAGGAGACGCTGCGCGCCATGGCCGGTACCCGACCGCTCGGCGACTCGCTCCGGTCATCCG contains the following coding sequences:
- the rnz gene encoding ribonuclease Z translates to MLRVTFLGTAASRPTVGRNVSALLVNREGELMLFDCGEGTQRQMMRYGTGFALDDIFVTHMHADHFLGIIGLLRTMGLQGRETEMRLWGPAGAVPILEAAVNLGVDRVPFPVKIAELSPGSVLSREGYDVRVFRTSHGTPSIGYALVEHERLGRFHPERARELGVPHGPLFGQLHRGEAIEVDGRVIRPADVVGPPRPGRRVVYTGDTRPTRDIAAAAQGADLLIHDATFCNEEAARARATRHSTAREAAQLAERAGVRRLVLTHISARYAEDPRQLEREARAVFASSIVAYDGLELEIPFADADQS
- a CDS encoding universal stress protein, which codes for MITTATNALQGRAARRTGRYRVLVPVGRPDAGPGLLSLAETLVPMGMEGDVRPMHVATGEHFATAGESAADALGQLYAGRAPSQPRVEPIVREDADIARAIVAAADDVDAELIVMGWQRPTLSRTLIGGTVARVMQKSDAQIVVHYDRHPRPWKRLLVPYLYGDHDRAAVGVAQRLAQTEAESVTILHVVEPDEEPAHTGRFRESVDGTWCEVRVVAAADPLRAAVDEARDGGYDAIVVGTSRAWGLAPAFLGIRHEQLAKETDASMLIVRAART